The following coding sequences lie in one Primulina huaijiensis isolate GDHJ02 chromosome 2, ASM1229523v2, whole genome shotgun sequence genomic window:
- the LOC140991715 gene encoding uncharacterized protein produces MTMMQNKRLGVSYYKAWKGKQFALNHLRGDPEESYRTLPAYLFVVKQVNKVTITHLETNSSGRFKYMFLAYGVCIFGFRRMRKIIAIDGTFLKGKYRGVLLLATAQDEDLHQYPIAWAVVDSENEMSWTWFLQKLHELIPDDPDFVIISDIHAAIISSVAVVYKHSHHLHCTWHLSQNIVTHCGKKGGGVELFMQTTYACKMSDFNMLYEKLKNQYPSVASFIEKSSSPNKWSRAFCRAYSGTIYHVPHSRDWKIPDYISNFEMLPPNFKPKRGDQINEEDHLLESLDDNEKRNAAYAMMLDIMRRNVLVKPLDVLENIVF; encoded by the exons ATGACGATGATGCAAAATAAAAGGCTTGGTGTTAGCTACTACAAAGCTTGGAAGGGCAAGCAATTTGCTCTTAATCATTTGAGGGGAGATCCAGAAGAGAGTTACAGAACTTTGCCAGCCTATTTATTTGTTGTTAAGCAAGTGAACAAAGTTACTATAACTCATTTGGAGACTAACTCTAGTGGAAGATTTAAATACATGTTCCTAGCTTATGGGGTATGCATCTTTGGGTTTCGTAGGATGCGAAAAATTATAGCAATTGATGGGACTTTTTTGAAGGGAAAATATAGAGGTGTTTTGCTTCTTGCAACAGCACaagatgaagatttacatcAATACCCCATTGCATGGGCTGTTGTTGACTCAGAGAATGAAATGTCATGGACTTGGTTTTTGCAGAAATTGCATGAACTGATTCCAGATGATCCTGATTTTGTAATTATCTCTGACATACATGCTGCCATTATCAGCTCAGTGGCTGTTGTGTACAAGCACTCACATCATCTACATTGCACATGGCACCTTTCGCAAAATATCGTTACCCATTGTGGTAAAAAGGGTGGTGGGGTTGAGTTGTTCATGCAAACTACATATGCTTGCAAAATGTCCGACTTTAACATGTTGTATGAGAAGTTGAAAAATCAATACCCAAGTGTGGCTTCATTTATTGAGAAAAGCAGTTCACCAAATAAATGGTCTAGAGCTTTCTGCCGAG CCTACTCGGGTACCATTTACCATGTGCCTCATTCAAGAGATTGGAAGATTCCCGATTATATTTCTAATTTCGAAATGCTACCTCCTAACTTCAAGCCAAAACGAGGCGACCAAATAAACGAAGAAGACCATCTATTGGAGAGTTTGGACGACAACGAAAAAAGAAATGCAGCTTATGCAATGATGTTGGACATTATGAGACGAAATGTACTCGTAAAACCACTTGATGTactagaaaatattgttttttga